The following coding sequences are from one Holophagales bacterium window:
- a CDS encoding M20/M25/M40 family metallo-hydrolase has product MKTENLTREALKKYAAENREAFEALLKDFVEIPSISVDPTKKDAIRENAKLAADVIRRFGGEAKILETDGHPIISGTWTKNPEWPTVTVYNHLDVQPASMETEPWATEPFTFTKQGDRYFGRGTTDDKGPALTALYGIKAALEADLPVNLRVLWEFEEEIGSPSFEKAIAAHAAELATDSVLVSDTIWIARGKPACPAGLRGLQGFLFTLETGETDQHSGVCGGAARNPMAELMKLVNDCFDATTGRVKIPGFYDDVVPPTKKELEDFKRSGFTVAGFKKDHLFKSLRTSDPLDLMKRIWAQPTFEIHGMIGGYTGPGVKTVIPPRGEVKVSCRLVPNQTGEKIAKLVTKFVKSKNKDVVVHVKNRLDPYQGKTVGPLAEAVKRAMQFAFKREPVFVREGGSIGAVVTMENVLKCPVIFLGLSLPEHGYHAPNENFDWEQASGGMAAFTRYFGEVAALGKPSKIATPGKRPVVKAAAKKAPAKKAKPVVKAKPAKKGTKKK; this is encoded by the coding sequence ATGAAGACCGAGAACCTCACGCGTGAAGCCCTGAAGAAGTACGCTGCGGAAAACCGGGAGGCGTTCGAGGCCCTTCTGAAGGACTTCGTCGAGATCCCGAGCATCTCCGTCGACCCGACGAAGAAGGACGCGATCCGCGAGAACGCCAAGCTCGCGGCCGACGTGATCCGCCGGTTCGGCGGGGAGGCGAAGATCCTCGAGACCGACGGTCACCCGATCATCTCGGGGACGTGGACGAAGAATCCCGAGTGGCCGACCGTCACCGTCTACAACCACCTCGACGTCCAGCCCGCCTCGATGGAGACGGAGCCGTGGGCCACGGAACCGTTCACCTTCACGAAGCAGGGCGACCGCTACTTCGGACGCGGCACGACCGACGACAAGGGGCCTGCGCTGACCGCTCTCTACGGGATCAAGGCCGCCCTCGAGGCCGACCTTCCCGTGAACCTGCGCGTCCTCTGGGAGTTCGAGGAGGAGATCGGCTCGCCGAGCTTCGAGAAGGCGATCGCGGCGCACGCCGCCGAGCTCGCCACCGACTCGGTCCTCGTCTCCGACACGATCTGGATCGCCCGCGGAAAGCCCGCCTGCCCCGCCGGCCTGCGCGGCCTGCAGGGCTTCCTCTTCACGCTCGAGACGGGCGAGACCGACCAGCACTCGGGCGTTTGCGGCGGCGCGGCGCGCAACCCGATGGCCGAGCTGATGAAGCTCGTGAACGACTGCTTCGACGCCACGACGGGCCGGGTGAAGATCCCCGGCTTCTACGACGACGTCGTCCCGCCGACGAAGAAGGAGCTCGAGGACTTCAAGCGCTCCGGCTTCACCGTCGCCGGCTTCAAGAAGGACCACCTCTTCAAGTCGCTCCGGACCAGCGACCCCCTCGACCTGATGAAGAGGATCTGGGCGCAGCCCACCTTCGAGATCCACGGCATGATCGGCGGCTACACCGGCCCGGGCGTGAAGACGGTCATCCCGCCGCGCGGCGAGGTGAAGGTGTCGTGCCGCCTCGTCCCGAACCAGACGGGCGAGAAGATCGCGAAGCTCGTGACGAAGTTCGTGAAGTCGAAGAACAAGGACGTCGTCGTCCACGTCAAGAACCGCCTCGACCCGTACCAGGGGAAGACGGTCGGGCCGCTCGCCGAGGCGGTGAAGCGCGCGATGCAGTTCGCCTTCAAGCGCGAGCCGGTCTTCGTCCGCGAGGGCGGATCCATCGGCGCCGTCGTCACGATGGAGAACGTCCTGAAGTGCCCGGTCATCTTCCTCGGCCTCTCGCTGCCCGAGCACGGCTACCACGCCCCGAACGAGAACTTCGACTGGGAGCAGGCCTCCGGCGGCATGGCGGCCTTCACGCGTTACTTCGGCGAGGTCGCCGCCCTCGGCAAGCCCTCGAAGATCGCGACGCCCGGCAAGAGGCCGGTCGTGAAGGCGGCGGCGAAGAAGGCTCCGGCGAAGAAGGCCAAGCCCGTCGTGAAGGCCAAGCCCGCGAAGAAGGGGACGAAGAAGAAGTAG
- a CDS encoding ABC transporter permease: MSRVAPLFGPLLFRPLRRDRLRFALTVAGIAVGVATMAAILLANASVLASFSATVDVVAGKAGLTVLADGPGIPEETLERLSWLRARGVTVVPAVVATAALQGGDGDVVEILGIDPVTDPAVRDYRFASRLDAEETTLGRLFAVFQRNSVLVPAPLAERLGLTEGSELGVFAGGAVRRLRVAGILRLEGAARAAAGSVVFADIATAQELFSREGLLDRIDLVLPEGLNDADRAALEESVRDSLPPGVTVGRPERRTATVDRMVRSFRVNLTALGLIALLVGTYFVYSTLSISVLRRRTDIGTVRALGASSRSVFLVFLAEGAALGVLGSLLGLVLGAGMAKAALAAVGGTATDFYLTQAAPSLALEPRALAIAFLAGLLTSILSALAPALEAAHVDPASTFRHGSVEASRRRAVKPLAIAGAFLLLLAALATRPGPVGGLPLFGFAAVFLVVAGVSLLAPFAVTTVARRADRLAVRLLGVEARIARANLTGSLSRTAVAVAALSMGISMMVAVAVMVGSFRATVVDWVSQTLKADLFVAPEGGRSQRALGRLPEEVVTLLERVPGVASVDPFLSFEATRDGVPFTVGSGRFALVAAHGDLPMADGSDTREVLARALSRGEAVVSEPYAVKFGVRTGDLVTLPAVDGPVTLRIAGVYRDYSNDRGTITIDRTLFRRLFRMDGAVSLALRLDPALSPEEGRRRILAAAEGRFALRVQTNASLRDAALALFDRTFAVTYALEAVAIAVAVLGVFSTLLALVLERRREIGLLRVLGASSARISRAVRYEAAALSTLGIALGVFAGGAMGWILIHVVNKQSFGWTIRTDVPWGFLAGALALVALATLSAAGRPARLAAATDAAAVLKEE, from the coding sequence GTGAGCCGCGTCGCGCCCCTCTTCGGGCCGCTCCTCTTCCGCCCCCTCCGGCGCGACCGGCTGCGCTTCGCCCTCACCGTCGCCGGGATCGCCGTCGGCGTGGCGACGATGGCCGCGATCCTCCTCGCGAACGCCTCGGTCCTCGCCTCCTTCTCCGCGACGGTCGACGTCGTCGCCGGAAAGGCCGGCCTGACGGTCCTCGCCGACGGCCCCGGCATCCCCGAAGAGACGCTCGAGCGGCTCTCCTGGCTCCGGGCGCGCGGCGTCACGGTCGTCCCCGCCGTCGTCGCGACGGCCGCGCTGCAGGGGGGAGACGGCGACGTCGTCGAGATCCTCGGCATCGACCCGGTCACCGACCCCGCGGTCCGCGATTACCGCTTCGCCTCGCGGCTCGATGCCGAAGAGACGACCCTCGGCCGCCTCTTCGCGGTCTTCCAGCGGAACTCCGTCCTCGTGCCCGCCCCGCTCGCAGAGCGGCTCGGCCTCACGGAGGGATCGGAGCTCGGCGTCTTCGCCGGCGGCGCCGTCCGGCGGCTCCGCGTGGCCGGAATCCTCCGGCTCGAAGGGGCCGCCCGTGCGGCCGCCGGGTCGGTCGTCTTCGCCGACATCGCCACGGCCCAGGAGCTCTTCTCCCGCGAGGGGCTCCTCGACCGGATCGACCTCGTCCTTCCCGAAGGCCTGAACGACGCCGACCGCGCCGCTCTCGAAGAGTCGGTGCGGGACTCGCTCCCCCCCGGCGTGACCGTCGGCCGCCCCGAGCGGCGGACGGCGACGGTCGACCGGATGGTCCGCTCCTTCCGCGTGAACCTCACGGCGCTCGGCCTCATCGCGCTCCTCGTCGGGACCTATTTCGTCTACAGCACGCTCTCCATCTCGGTCCTGAGGCGCCGGACCGACATCGGGACGGTCCGCGCGCTCGGAGCCTCGTCCCGATCGGTCTTCCTCGTCTTCCTGGCGGAAGGCGCCGCGCTCGGCGTCCTCGGCAGCCTCCTCGGCCTCGTTCTCGGGGCCGGCATGGCGAAGGCCGCGCTCGCCGCCGTCGGCGGGACGGCGACGGACTTCTACCTGACACAGGCCGCCCCGTCGCTCGCCCTCGAGCCGCGGGCCCTCGCCATCGCCTTCCTCGCCGGCCTCCTCACCTCCATCCTCTCCGCCCTCGCTCCCGCCCTCGAAGCGGCCCACGTCGACCCCGCCTCGACGTTCCGGCACGGCTCCGTCGAGGCCTCGCGGCGAAGGGCCGTGAAGCCGCTCGCGATCGCGGGCGCGTTCCTCCTCCTCCTCGCCGCCCTCGCCACGCGTCCCGGGCCGGTCGGCGGCCTTCCCCTCTTCGGCTTCGCGGCGGTCTTCCTCGTCGTCGCCGGCGTCTCGCTCCTCGCCCCCTTCGCCGTCACGACGGTCGCCCGGCGCGCCGACCGGCTCGCCGTCCGCCTCCTCGGCGTCGAGGCACGCATCGCCCGCGCGAACCTCACCGGGAGCCTGTCGCGGACGGCCGTCGCCGTGGCGGCCCTCTCGATGGGGATCTCGATGATGGTCGCCGTCGCGGTGATGGTCGGCTCCTTCCGCGCCACCGTCGTCGACTGGGTCTCGCAGACGCTGAAGGCCGACCTCTTCGTCGCCCCCGAGGGAGGGCGGTCGCAGCGCGCGCTCGGCCGGCTCCCCGAGGAGGTCGTCACGCTCCTGGAGCGGGTTCCCGGCGTCGCCTCCGTCGACCCCTTCCTCTCGTTCGAGGCGACGCGGGACGGAGTCCCCTTCACCGTCGGGTCGGGCCGCTTCGCCCTCGTCGCGGCGCACGGCGACCTGCCGATGGCCGACGGGAGCGACACGCGCGAGGTCCTCGCGCGCGCTCTCTCCCGGGGCGAGGCCGTCGTCTCCGAGCCCTACGCCGTGAAGTTCGGCGTCCGTACCGGCGACCTCGTCACACTGCCCGCGGTCGACGGCCCCGTCACGCTCCGCATCGCCGGCGTCTACCGCGACTACTCGAACGATCGCGGGACGATCACGATCGACCGCACTCTCTTCCGCCGCCTCTTCCGGATGGACGGCGCGGTCAGCCTCGCACTGCGGCTCGACCCCGCCTTATCTCCCGAGGAAGGGCGCCGCCGCATCCTCGCCGCGGCCGAGGGCCGTTTCGCGCTGCGCGTCCAGACGAACGCCTCGCTCCGCGACGCGGCCCTCGCCCTCTTCGACCGGACGTTCGCGGTGACCTACGCCCTCGAGGCGGTCGCGATCGCCGTCGCCGTCCTCGGCGTCTTCTCGACGCTCCTCGCGCTCGTCCTCGAGCGGCGGCGGGAGATCGGACTCCTGCGCGTCCTCGGCGCCTCCTCCGCCCGCATCTCCCGCGCCGTCCGGTACGAGGCCGCTGCGCTCTCCACCCTCGGCATCGCCCTCGGCGTCTTCGCAGGCGGCGCGATGGGGTGGATCCTCATCCACGTCGTCAACAAGCAGTCGTTCGGCTGGACGATCCGGACCGACGTCCCGTGGGGCTTCCTCGCCGGGGCGCTCGCCCTCGTCGCACTCGCCACTCTATCGGCCGCAGGCCGCCCCGCCCGCCTCGCCGCCGCGACCGACGCCGCCGCCGTCCTGAAGGAGGAATAG
- a CDS encoding GNAT family N-acetyltransferase: protein MTITLRFPVPEDADRVFDAVRESMAELHPWAPWCPLTYGLEDATTWIAQQPAAREAGTAFEFLVIGADGGLLGCCGVNQINKGFRLGNLGYWIRSSATRRGFATEAARQVAAWAFQNTDLQRLELLVAVGNAPSQAVALKTGALLEGCLRSRFLVHGQFQDAFVYSLIRP, encoded by the coding sequence GTGACGATCACGCTGCGCTTTCCCGTTCCTGAAGACGCCGATCGAGTCTTCGACGCGGTCCGCGAGTCCATGGCCGAGCTGCACCCGTGGGCGCCCTGGTGTCCGCTCACCTACGGCCTCGAGGATGCGACCACCTGGATCGCGCAGCAGCCGGCAGCCCGTGAGGCCGGCACGGCCTTCGAGTTTCTCGTCATCGGTGCCGACGGAGGCCTGCTGGGCTGCTGCGGCGTGAACCAGATCAACAAGGGATTCCGCCTCGGAAACCTCGGCTACTGGATCCGTTCCTCAGCGACCCGCCGCGGGTTCGCCACGGAGGCCGCGCGTCAGGTCGCGGCATGGGCATTCCAGAACACCGACCTGCAGCGCCTCGAGCTCCTCGTCGCCGTCGGAAACGCCCCCAGCCAGGCGGTCGCCCTCAAGACAGGCGCCCTCCTCGAGGGTTGTCTCCGTTCCCGCTTCCTCGTTCACGGGCAGTTCCAGGACGCCTTCGTCTACTCGCTCATCCGACCGTAA
- a CDS encoding carotenoid 1,2-hydratase, with protein sequence MMRTLLALALLASAAPAPAADRFRPLDPKATVSFPRDHGAHDDARVEWWYVTGHLQDADGRRSGFQLTFFRTGVADEAKGTRTSSFAPRDLHLAHFARTDVDGKTFRYAERIHRDGPGGASARSTHLDVANESWRLTELGGKLLLHASDPANGREETLTLLLTPLKPPVLHGENGLSRKAPEPDAVSRYVSFTRLKAEGWLTRGQTAHAVTGTAWMDHEWGSGAIGKGTTGWDWFSVQLEDGRDLMLYLLRGPDGSRTLHSSGTLVDREGRSTPLAPTDFTVEVTDRWTSPRSKGVYPARWILRVPKANLALEVVPLLPDQELVTDRSTRVTYWEGACAVRPLPGSGSPAGSAYVELTGYAGKGALGLF encoded by the coding sequence GTGATGAGAACGCTCCTCGCCCTGGCGCTCCTCGCCTCGGCCGCTCCCGCACCCGCTGCAGACCGGTTCCGCCCCCTCGACCCCAAAGCCACCGTCTCCTTTCCCCGCGACCACGGGGCCCACGACGACGCGCGCGTCGAGTGGTGGTACGTCACCGGCCACCTGCAGGACGCCGACGGCCGCCGCTCCGGCTTCCAGCTCACCTTCTTCCGGACCGGCGTCGCGGACGAGGCGAAGGGGACGCGCACCTCCTCCTTCGCCCCGCGCGACCTCCACCTCGCCCACTTCGCCCGAACGGACGTCGACGGGAAGACGTTCCGCTATGCCGAGCGGATTCACCGCGACGGGCCCGGCGGCGCCTCCGCGCGGTCGACGCACCTCGACGTGGCGAACGAGAGTTGGAGGCTCACGGAACTGGGCGGCAAACTCCTCCTCCATGCGAGCGACCCCGCCAACGGCCGCGAGGAGACGCTGACGCTCCTGCTGACACCGCTCAAGCCTCCTGTCCTCCACGGCGAGAACGGCCTCTCGCGCAAGGCCCCCGAACCGGACGCCGTCAGCCGCTACGTCAGCTTCACCCGCCTGAAAGCCGAAGGCTGGCTCACGCGCGGCCAGACAGCCCACGCCGTCACCGGCACCGCGTGGATGGACCACGAGTGGGGCTCGGGAGCCATCGGAAAAGGAACGACGGGGTGGGACTGGTTTTCCGTCCAGCTCGAGGACGGCCGTGACCTGATGCTCTACCTCCTGCGCGGTCCCGACGGTTCCCGCACGCTCCACTCCTCCGGCACCCTCGTCGATCGCGAAGGCCGCTCCACGCCCCTCGCGCCAACCGACTTCACCGTCGAGGTGACGGACCGCTGGACGAGCCCGCGCTCGAAGGGCGTCTACCCGGCCCGCTGGATCCTCCGCGTTCCGAAAGCCAATCTCGCCCTCGAGGTCGTCCCCCTCCTCCCCGACCAGGAGCTCGTCACCGATCGTTCGACGCGCGTCACCTACTGGGAAGGAGCCTGCGCCGTCCGCCCCCTCCCCGGCTCCGGCAGCCCCGCCGGGAGCGCCTACGTCGAGCTGACCGGCTACGCCGGCAAGGGAGCCCTCGGCCTCTTCTGA
- a CDS encoding ABC transporter permease produces MERLRDLWRHRALVGVLVAREVKARYRGSVLGFFWSLLNPLLMLAVYAVVFQLLLPNRSPSTSPYALFLFCGLLPWNWLSSSISDGAASLLTHGALLRKILFPAEVLPAVAVFAQGVHFLLALPVLLAALLAGAFGAFGPRVPLGWALVQVPLLLLLQAVLLLGIALFLSALTVHFRDVKDLLQTVLSVLFFATPILYSLKDLPKGRITGLLALNPLAPLFSGWHDALFYGRFSPPGTWAAAAGISLVAFAIGWAFFDRLRDSFPEAV; encoded by the coding sequence ATGGAGCGGCTCCGCGACCTCTGGCGCCACCGGGCGCTCGTCGGCGTCCTCGTGGCGCGCGAGGTGAAGGCGCGCTATCGCGGGAGCGTCCTGGGCTTCTTCTGGTCCCTCCTGAACCCACTCCTCATGCTGGCCGTCTACGCGGTCGTCTTCCAGCTCCTCCTGCCGAACCGGAGCCCGTCGACGTCCCCGTACGCCCTCTTCCTCTTCTGCGGCCTCCTCCCGTGGAACTGGCTCTCCTCCTCGATCTCCGACGGAGCCGCCTCGCTCCTGACGCACGGCGCGCTCCTCAGGAAGATCCTCTTCCCGGCGGAGGTCCTGCCGGCCGTCGCCGTCTTCGCCCAGGGGGTCCACTTCCTCCTGGCGCTTCCGGTCCTCCTCGCGGCGCTCCTCGCCGGTGCGTTCGGTGCGTTCGGCCCGCGCGTCCCGCTCGGGTGGGCCCTCGTCCAGGTGCCGCTCCTCCTGCTTCTCCAGGCCGTCCTCCTCCTCGGCATCGCTCTCTTCCTCTCCGCGCTGACGGTCCACTTCCGCGACGTGAAGGACCTCCTGCAGACCGTCCTTTCCGTCCTGTTCTTCGCGACGCCGATCCTCTACTCGCTGAAGGACCTCCCGAAGGGGCGGATCACCGGACTGCTGGCCCTGAATCCCCTCGCGCCCCTCTTCTCCGGCTGGCACGACGCCCTCTTCTACGGCAGGTTCTCGCCGCCGGGGACGTGGGCGGCCGCCGCGGGGATCTCGCTCGTCGCCTTCGCCATCGGGTGGGCGTTCTTCGACCGCCTCCGCGACTCCTTCCCGGAGGCCGTCTGA
- a CDS encoding ABC transporter ATP-binding protein has protein sequence MGARVVVESVRKAWVPVPGAGEGAISEALAGVSFSLEPGDFVALLGPSGCGKSTLLNLLGALDRPTSGRVLVDGHDLALLSDAGRDLYRRRTAATVFQFFNLLPTMTSLENVALPLLLDGVPPAEADERAAAALGEVGLPEKSGAFPWQLSGGQMQRVAVARALVARPSLLLADEPTGNLDSRSGARVLDLVSDLVAGRGVTIVLATHSTEAAARATRVLRLRDGLLEA, from the coding sequence ATGGGCGCCAGGGTCGTCGTCGAGAGTGTCCGCAAGGCCTGGGTACCGGTCCCGGGGGCGGGAGAGGGCGCCATTTCGGAGGCCCTCGCGGGGGTCTCGTTCTCACTCGAGCCCGGTGATTTCGTGGCCCTCCTCGGCCCCTCCGGCTGCGGCAAGTCGACCCTGCTGAACCTCCTCGGCGCGCTCGACCGTCCGACCTCGGGGCGCGTCCTCGTCGACGGCCACGACCTCGCGCTCCTCTCCGACGCCGGACGCGACCTCTACCGGCGCCGGACGGCCGCGACGGTCTTCCAGTTCTTCAACCTCCTGCCGACGATGACGTCGCTCGAGAACGTCGCCCTGCCGCTCCTCCTCGACGGCGTACCGCCCGCGGAAGCGGACGAAAGGGCCGCGGCCGCCCTCGGGGAGGTGGGCCTCCCGGAGAAGTCTGGCGCCTTCCCCTGGCAGCTCTCCGGGGGACAGATGCAGCGGGTGGCCGTCGCGCGCGCCCTCGTCGCCAGGCCCTCGCTCCTTCTCGCCGACGAGCCGACCGGGAACCTCGACTCGCGCTCCGGGGCACGGGTCCTCGACCTCGTCTCGGACCTCGTCGCGGGGCGCGGCGTGACGATCGTCCTGGCCACGCACTCCACCGAGGCGGCGGCCCGGGCGACGCGCGTCCTCCGCCTCCGCGACGGCCTCCTCGAAGCGTGA